CAGGCCGGCGCCCACTTCGGATCCCGGCCGGCGAACCCGACCAGCTTCTCGAGCGCGGGCGCGTCGGCCGGGACGTCGACCTCCGGCCCGAACATGCCGCCGGGACCGCGGTACTCCGGCGTCACCATCCCGGCGAGGAACGCGTGCGCGGTTCTGATCGTGTCCTCGTCCGGGTCCCAGGCCTGGCCGGTTGCCCGCGCGAGGTCCCAGCCGTGGATCAGGTACTCGCCCAGGATCATCGACAGCGCCATGTCGCCGGGCATCCTGCCCTGGTCGCTGATCACCAGGTTGCGTTCGGTGGCGCCGGCGGCCACCGCGCCGCCCAGCGTGGCGGCCGCGTCCTGGATCCGGCCGGCGGCCTCGTCCGGCGCGACGCGCACGTCGCGGACGTCGGCGCTCGGGCAGGTGCCGTCCTCGCT
The Cumulibacter manganitolerans genome window above contains:
- a CDS encoding TIGR03086 family metal-binding protein, with the translated sequence MARLDVAGGSRSAPSRRSRWAIFPPRARCSVGGTEISRDQACWLENFAAGFASEDGTCPSADVRDVRVAPDEAAGRIQDAAATLGGAVAAGATERNLVISDQGRMPGDMALSMILGEYLIHGWDLARATGQAWDPDEDTIRTAHAFLAGMVTPEYRGPGGMFGPEVDVPADAPALEKLVGFAGRDPKWAPA